Proteins encoded by one window of Bacteroidia bacterium:
- a CDS encoding stage II sporulation protein M: MKESAFINQNKEKWQSFEDILDKKEKDPDKLSNLYIQVTDDLSYARTFYPNRSVRYYLNGLAQRVYHSIYKNKKATRSRIVEFWQEDLPHTVYESRRELIFSFLMFLLSFLIGWLSSTNDPDFVRSILGDNYVNMTLENIEKGDPMAVYKSHDMFEMMLMIIQNNLQVAFLTFVMGVVFAIGTVGVLLTNGIMVGAFQCFFFQHAVGMESVLTIWLHGTLEISAIVIAGGAGLVLGKGLLFPGTLSRMQAFLISARRGMKIMAGIVPIIVLAGIIESVLTRFTESPALVRGIFILISLAFVLGYFVYYPWRRSRSGFAQKDHEDRLPPQQPHVTDFSVIRNSSAAFTETFILYGKYFKPLMFAVLIISIIYTITHSIIYTEGFRPVILNFSIQNIITFMAVRLSNFFFDFSNYPLLFPLNVLAFSLLAITVHWCISREHSKWSGQDQSPGFIPFFIRHYWKMVIISALFQALFFLPVFAWMVMAVLAGPVLLVWFRQGVEERFDPWRTVNIAFGYGIETYALFLVILLLCLIFMSVMISPILFLLIDIISWNLPLEPAVIMNGLQYFLSFLYSLVFGLLLPLLFFSFGIQYYSMAEADGAQNLLKQIAQLGNDKKANGK; the protein is encoded by the coding sequence CATCCTGGACAAAAAGGAGAAAGATCCTGACAAGCTCAGCAACCTATACATCCAGGTGACGGATGATCTTTCTTATGCCCGTACTTTCTATCCCAACCGCTCTGTGCGCTACTACCTGAATGGACTGGCACAGCGGGTATATCACTCCATTTATAAAAACAAAAAAGCCACGCGCAGCCGCATCGTGGAGTTTTGGCAGGAGGATTTGCCGCATACCGTGTATGAATCGCGCAGAGAGCTGATCTTTTCCTTTCTGATGTTCCTGCTTTCTTTTCTCATCGGCTGGCTTTCCAGCACTAACGATCCTGATTTTGTGCGCTCTATCCTTGGCGATAATTACGTGAATATGACCCTGGAGAATATCGAAAAGGGCGACCCGATGGCCGTTTACAAAAGTCACGATATGTTCGAAATGATGCTCATGATCATTCAAAATAACCTGCAGGTTGCATTTCTCACTTTCGTAATGGGCGTTGTGTTCGCTATTGGAACTGTGGGCGTGCTGCTCACCAACGGCATTATGGTAGGCGCTTTCCAGTGTTTCTTCTTTCAGCATGCTGTGGGAATGGAGTCTGTTCTCACCATCTGGCTGCACGGCACGCTGGAAATTTCTGCAATCGTAATTGCCGGGGGTGCGGGCCTTGTACTGGGCAAAGGCCTGCTTTTCCCTGGAACGCTCTCCCGGATGCAGGCATTTCTCATCTCCGCCCGAAGAGGCATGAAGATCATGGCCGGCATTGTTCCCATCATTGTGCTGGCCGGAATAATAGAAAGTGTGCTCACTCGATTCACGGAATCACCTGCCCTTGTGCGGGGCATCTTTATCCTGATTTCCCTGGCTTTTGTGCTTGGCTATTTCGTATACTATCCCTGGAGGCGGTCGCGTAGCGGCTTTGCACAAAAAGACCATGAAGACCGCCTGCCGCCACAACAGCCCCATGTTACTGATTTCAGCGTTATCAGAAACTCCAGCGCAGCATTTACTGAAACGTTTATTTTATATGGCAAATATTTTAAACCTTTAATGTTTGCAGTTTTAATTATTTCCATTATTTATACAATTACTCATTCAATTATTTATACAGAAGGCTTCCGCCCGGTAATTTTAAATTTTTCAATTCAGAATATTATTACATTCATGGCCGTCCGGCTAAGTAATTTTTTCTTTGATTTTTCAAACTATCCATTGCTTTTTCCGCTCAATGTACTGGCATTTTCTTTACTGGCCATTACGGTACATTGGTGTATCTCCAGAGAACATAGCAAGTGGAGCGGACAGGATCAGTCTCCTGGGTTCATTCCTTTTTTTATTCGCCACTATTGGAAAATGGTGATCATCAGTGCTCTGTTTCAGGCTTTGTTTTTCCTGCCGGTTTTTGCGTGGATGGTCATGGCCGTGCTGGCAGGTCCGGTGCTGCTTGTGTGGTTTCGGCAGGGAGTTGAAGAGCGCTTCGACCCGTGGCGCACGGTGAACATTGCATTTGGCTATGGCATTGAAACCTATGCGCTGTTCCTTGTCATCTTGTTGTTGTGCCTTATCTTTATGTCCGTTATGATCAGCCCTATATTATTCCTCCTTATTGATATAATTAGCTGGAATCTGCCGCTTGAACCAGCGGTAATCATGAACGGTCTGCAATATTTCCTTTCTTTTCTTTATTCCCTTGTTTTCGGTCTTTTGTTGCCGCTGCTGTTTTTCAGTTTCGGAATTCAATACTACAGCATGGCTGAGGCCGATGGCGCACAAAACCTGCTGAAGCAAATTGCCCAACTGGGAAATGATAAAAAAGCCAATGGAAAATAA
- a CDS encoding DUF4129 domain-containing protein produces MKNPLFIFFVLIILIIKPVAVAAQEFIEEEEEFEELENSEFEEVEYEEAERALDFYETETPDPGPVKAFDNAQYRKATEGLEYGTEEQPDAETGTKTVQRTTSLPQGVVTSFQILVALLIAGLLIFILVRTISRIGGPANKKLRAQETMGGILQPDNPHEAPLEAMLKKALSAGDTRQALRIYYLMLIRQLSEKGWITWKREKTNFDYLRETSSRNGNQTFRELTLIFERYWYGNAKLPLETYERLSAKFEAFIRQVKEGTAA; encoded by the coding sequence ATGAAAAATCCGTTATTTATTTTTTTCGTATTAATTATTTTAATCATAAAACCTGTTGCGGTGGCTGCACAGGAATTTATTGAAGAAGAGGAAGAATTTGAGGAGCTTGAGAATTCCGAATTTGAAGAAGTAGAATATGAAGAGGCTGAACGCGCATTGGATTTTTATGAAACAGAAACGCCCGATCCCGGCCCCGTAAAGGCATTTGATAATGCGCAGTACAGGAAAGCTACGGAGGGCCTGGAATATGGAACTGAAGAACAACCGGATGCAGAAACCGGCACCAAGACTGTCCAGCGAACCACATCACTGCCTCAGGGAGTTGTCACTTCCTTTCAGATCCTTGTGGCCCTTTTGATTGCAGGGTTGCTTATTTTCATTCTTGTCCGCACCATTAGCCGCATTGGAGGCCCGGCAAATAAAAAGCTGCGGGCACAGGAAACAATGGGCGGCATACTGCAACCAGACAATCCGCATGAAGCACCCCTGGAAGCGATGCTGAAAAAGGCCCTCTCAGCAGGTGACACCAGGCAGGCTTTGCGTATTTATTATCTCATGCTTATTCGCCAGCTCTCCGAAAAAGGCTGGATAACCTGGAAGCGTGAAAAAACCAACTTCGACTATTTGCGGGAAACAAGCAGCCGCAACGGCAATCAGACTTTCCGGGAGCTTACGCTGATTTTTGAGCGCTACTGGTATGGAAATGCCAAGTTGCCCCTTGAAACGTATGAACGGCTCAGCGCAAAGTTCGAGGCATTTATCAGGCAGGTGAAGGAGGGGACAGCGGCATGA